A stretch of Triticum aestivum cultivar Chinese Spring chromosome 1D, IWGSC CS RefSeq v2.1, whole genome shotgun sequence DNA encodes these proteins:
- the LOC123176879 gene encoding putative FBD-associated F-box protein At5g56440, translating into MEEEAPKSPTSVGAGDQQVPPGAGGGEEHGGLDDLDLMSHLPDEVLGTVISLLPTRDGARTQLLSRRWRPLWLSSNAPLNLGADFALRGEECTLCGATHECMHKRIAFVSKILSDHPGPTRRFALHLVYWPNIPGVVDGWFRSRSLSGLQDLEVANKRSGYVLLPSHALIRFAPTLCLLSLSQCQFPDLGAPPSFPHLKELIMYDVGISEDSFKTFISGCSVLQSVSLHNMECGRVCINSPTIRSISFYGRWRSVITFQELVIEDAPSLERLVPLDPDCGPATIRIIQAPKLKILGLLSGGISTLRIGTTVFQVSCKHKRACHSPFSTCMVLFSYHTCCPFLQKMVAVSLITKMHTVKILLLDSIGPNLDSVVNFLKCFPCLEKLYVIVSHPERDSFFYPELHSEKDINNVREYDPLDPIECLELNLKKVVLKNYDGIKRAIINFAKFFILNAKVLEEMEIGVLGHGNDKRMQYLHEELQVENRASQDAQIELKRDVRQDFKHHRHTHDFSVADPFDRPCGRLL; encoded by the exons atggaggaggaagccccCAAGAGCCCTACATCCGTTGGAGCCGGCGACCAGCAAGTACCGCctggggccggcggcggcgaggagcatGGAGGCCTCGACGACCTAGACCTCATGAGCCACCTCCCCGACGAGGTACTCGGCAccgtcatctccctcctccccaccAGGGACGGCGCGCGCACGCAGCTCCTCTCGCGCCGGTGGCGTCCCCTCTGGCTCTCGTCCAATGCGCCGCTCAACCTTGGCGCTGACTTCGCCCTCCGTGGGGAGGAGTGCACCCTCTGCGGTGCCACCCACGAGTGCATGCACAAGCGCATCGCCTTCGTCTCCAAGATCCTCTCCGACCACCCAGGCCCGACCCGACGCTTTGCGCTCCACCTCGTATACTGGCCCAACATCCCGGGCGTTGTCGATGGCTGGTTCCGCTCCAGGTCCCTCTCCGGCCTCCAGGACCTCGAGGTCGCCAACAAACGGAGCGGCTATGTGCTGCTGCCGTCGCACGCGCTGATCCGCTTCGCTCCCACGCTTTGCCTGCTCAGCCTCAGCCAGTGCCAATTTCCCGACCTGGGGGCACCACCGAGTTTTCCGCACCTTAAAGAGCTTATCATGTACGATGTCGGTATCTCGGAGGACTCTTTCAAAACCTTCATCTCCGGGTGCTCTGTTTTGCAAAGTGTTTCACTGCACAACATGGAATGTGGTCGCGTTTGCATCAACTCGCCGACTATCAGGAGCATCAGCTTCTACGGCCGTTGGAGAAGTGTCATCACATTTCAGGAGCTGGTCATTGAGGACGCCCCTTCCCTTGAGAGGTTGGTACCACTTGATCCAGACTGTGGTCCAGCGACCATCCGCATAATCCAGGCACCTAAACTGAAGATACTTGGTTTGTTATCTGGAGGCATATCCACACTCCGCATTGGAACCACGGTTTTTCAGGTTAGCTGCAAGCACAAACGGGCGTGTCATTCGCCGTTTTCTACATGCATGGTATTATTCTCATATCACACTTGTTGTCCTTTTCTCCAGAAAATGGTTGCCGTCAGCTTGATAACCAAAATGCACACTGTTAAGATTTTACTTCTTGACTCTATTGGTCCTAATCTGGACTCAGTTGTTAACTTCCTCAAGTGCTTCCCTTGCTTGGAGAAGTTGTATGTCATTGTT TCACATCCAGAAAGGGATTCTTTTTTCTATCCGGAGTTGCATTCAGAAAAGGATATTAACAATGTGCGGGAGTATGACCCACTTGATCCAATTGAATGCCTTGAACTCAATCTAAAAAAGGTGGTGTTGAAGAATTATGATGGTATCAAGAGGGCAATAATTAATTTTGCCAAGTTCTTTATTTTGAATGCCAAAGTGCTGGAGGAAATGGAAATCGGAGTCCTCGGCCACGGCAATGACAAACGGATGCAGTATCTACATGAAGAGCTACAGGTGGAGAATAGAGCTTCTCAAGATGCACAAATTGAACTAAAGAGGGATGTACGACAAGATTTCAAACACCATAGGCACACCCATGATTTTTCGGTGGCGGACCCTTTTGATAGGCCCTGTGGACGGTTGCTATAG